Genomic DNA from Candidatus Sphingomonas phytovorans:
GCAAGCGTGGCGATGATCGATGGTTTCGACACTCAGGCCATTGCGCTTGCCGCTCCGGAGATCGCGACGACATGGGACGTGGCACCGTCGATGTTCGGAGGGGTGTTCGCGGCCGGATTGTTCGGCGCGCTGTTCGGCGCGCTGGGTTTCGGTATTGCCGCCGACCGATTCGGTCGCAAGCCGAGCCTCCTTATCGCGATCCTACTTTTCGGCGCGGTCACGCTGCTCACCCCCTTCGCCACCTCGCTGACCGACCTGGTCATCGTCCGGTTCGTGACCGGTCTCGGTCTCGGCGGCGCGCTTCCTGGCGTGATCGCGGTGACATCGGAATATTCGCCGCCCCATCGCCGCGCGACGATCGTCTCCCTCATGTTCTGTGGATTTCCGTTTGGCGCCGTCGTTGGCGGCGTGGCGGCGGCGCACTTCATTCCAAGCCATGGCTGGCAGATTCTCTTCTATATCGGCGGGATCGTCCCGCTCCTCCTGCTGCCGGTGATCGCGATCCTGATGCCGGAATCGATCCGCTTTCTCGTTCTGAAAGGCGAGCAGGGCGCGATCGAGAGGATTCGTCGGCGTATGAACGTCGACGCCCCGATCGAAGCCGCGAGGCGCGATGACTCATCCGCGCCCCGCAATTCGATCCTGGCGCTGTTCGACGCGAACAAGGCGCTGGGCACCTGGATCCTCACGGTAACCTTCCTGTTGAGCCTCATGCTCGCCTATTTCCTGGTGAACTGGCTTCCACTCCTCGCACGGCAGGCGGGGGTGGGGATGCAGGGTGCGGTACTCGGTGTCGCAGCACTCAACCTCGGAGCGATCCTGGGCTGCCTGATCATTGGACGTCTCGCTGACCGCATCGGCCCCGCCCGGCCCATCGCCCTGGCCTATGCCCTGGGTGCGGTTGCGATCGCGCTCATCGGCGTGAGCGCCCATTCGGCACCACTGATGCTTTTCATGTGCTTCGTCGCCGGGGCACTCAGCATCGGCGCGCAAATGTGCGTCGTGGCGCTCGGCGCGATGTTCTATGAAACGGCGATCCGAGCTACCGGTGTGGGCTGGCTGATGGGTACAGGGCGCATCGGTGCCATTCTTGGTCCCATCCTCGGCGCGGTACTGATCGCACGCGGAGTGTCCGCATCTAACCTCTTCGTCATTGCCGGTGGCGTATCCTTGCTGGCCGCGATCGGCGTGTTCGCGATGGGCGCGTTCGTCTTGCGGAAATCGTTGATATCGGAGGCTTGAGTATGGCCGACGCCTCTCTGCAGTGGCGGGATTCTCCGTCGGGCTATGGATTTGTCACCCGGCTGCTTCACTGGTCGATGGCGGCCCTGTTCGCCTGGCAGTTCGCGACGGCCATCCTGCATCTCCTCGATGACGATTCCGGGGTCGTCGACACGATCTGGTGGAGTCATCGCGCGACGGGATTCCTGCTTCTGCTCCTGGTGTTCCTGCGTGGCGGTTGGGGTATCGCCAATCTGCGGCGGCGCCCGGCTCACCGGGCCGGAGTGCTCGCCCTCGCCGCAAATCTCGGCCACTTGACGATCTATGCCCTGATGATCCTCGTCCCCCTCCTTGCGCTTGCCCGCGCTTATGCGACGGGCCGCGGTTTCACATGGTTCGGAGTCGAGGTGATCGCAGCGACTGGTGCCGAGCTGAGCTTGCTAAAGGCTGTCACGAACAGCCTGCACGGGCCGCTCGGCTGGCTCCTGCTGGCGTTGATCTTCGGTCATGTTGCGATGTCGCTGGTGCATCATTTCATCTTTCGCGACGGAACGCTCCTGCGCATGGCGCGCGGCGGCACCTGAGCCGCCGCGCTGCGCCCCTCTACAGGTTCACGCGCACGCCGACCCGCACCGTCCGCGGCTCGA
This window encodes:
- a CDS encoding MFS transporter; translated protein: MIDGFDTQAIALAAPEIATTWDVAPSMFGGVFAAGLFGALFGALGFGIAADRFGRKPSLLIAILLFGAVTLLTPFATSLTDLVIVRFVTGLGLGGALPGVIAVTSEYSPPHRRATIVSLMFCGFPFGAVVGGVAAAHFIPSHGWQILFYIGGIVPLLLLPVIAILMPESIRFLVLKGEQGAIERIRRRMNVDAPIEAARRDDSSAPRNSILALFDANKALGTWILTVTFLLSLMLAYFLVNWLPLLARQAGVGMQGAVLGVAALNLGAILGCLIIGRLADRIGPARPIALAYALGAVAIALIGVSAHSAPLMLFMCFVAGALSIGAQMCVVALGAMFYETAIRATGVGWLMGTGRIGAILGPILGAVLIARGVSASNLFVIAGGVSLLAAIGVFAMGAFVLRKSLISEA
- a CDS encoding cytochrome b, which codes for MADASLQWRDSPSGYGFVTRLLHWSMAALFAWQFATAILHLLDDDSGVVDTIWWSHRATGFLLLLLVFLRGGWGIANLRRRPAHRAGVLALAANLGHLTIYALMILVPLLALARAYATGRGFTWFGVEVIAATGAELSLLKAVTNSLHGPLGWLLLALIFGHVAMSLVHHFIFRDGTLLRMARGGT